One segment of Trichlorobacter ammonificans DNA contains the following:
- the flgK gene encoding flagellar hook-associated protein FlgK: MGLSAAFEIGSAGLRIHQVAMEVMSENIANVNTPGYSRQRVILETAPPTTHNGFPLASGVKIATVERYYDALLQKQLVNAGTTSGYNTTTLQVLQQVEPAFNELAKDGLGAAITDFFNAWQDLTLNPIGTAERQTVLSKAEMLTDQFRYASRTLTDAMVTQDESLTSLTSDINAKLKDIAYLNGQIKTTELIHGNANEMRDQRDYLIRQLGESVAVSFVENTDGTTDVSYTDGTGTYSLVSGSTVVNNFTLVANGTLPDPLSTTKHDVQLTPTGGGAAVTIAPTTGKLGATLVMRDTTLQGYLTDLDTLANSIVSDVNGLHVSTGGRPTYDLNGAAGGLFFDSAGTTAATISLDSNVLGAPANIAAALSNFSGDSSNALAIAQLNSKVNNYSSSYKTLVAQIGLDVQAAKSVTSQDAAFMKQLQTLRDSNSGVSLDEELAALIKYQRSYQASARLITTATEMMDTVIAMMR; this comes from the coding sequence ATGGGATTGAGTGCAGCATTTGAAATAGGCAGTGCAGGTCTCAGGATTCACCAGGTTGCCATGGAGGTGATGAGCGAGAACATTGCCAACGTGAATACGCCGGGGTACTCCCGGCAGCGGGTTATCCTGGAGACGGCGCCGCCGACAACCCACAACGGCTTTCCGCTCGCCTCCGGTGTGAAGATTGCTACCGTGGAGCGGTACTACGATGCCCTGCTGCAGAAACAGCTGGTCAATGCCGGTACCACTTCGGGGTACAACACCACCACCCTGCAAGTGCTGCAGCAGGTGGAACCGGCTTTCAACGAACTGGCCAAGGATGGGCTGGGGGCGGCGATAACCGACTTCTTCAACGCCTGGCAGGACCTTACCCTGAACCCGATCGGTACCGCCGAGCGTCAGACGGTGCTGTCCAAGGCGGAGATGTTGACCGACCAGTTTCGGTATGCCAGCAGAACCCTGACCGATGCCATGGTGACCCAGGACGAGAGCCTGACCTCCCTGACCAGCGACATCAATGCCAAGCTGAAGGATATCGCCTATCTGAACGGGCAGATCAAGACCACGGAGCTGATCCACGGCAATGCCAACGAAATGCGGGATCAGCGCGACTACCTGATCCGCCAGCTCGGCGAAAGCGTTGCCGTCAGTTTCGTGGAAAACACCGACGGTACCACGGATGTTTCCTATACCGACGGTACCGGAACCTATAGCCTGGTCAGCGGTTCCACTGTTGTGAATAACTTTACCCTGGTTGCCAACGGTACCCTGCCTGATCCGTTGAGCACCACAAAGCACGACGTGCAGCTGACGCCGACCGGTGGTGGCGCTGCAGTGACCATCGCACCAACCACCGGCAAGCTGGGAGCGACCCTGGTGATGCGGGATACCACCCTGCAGGGGTATCTCACCGATCTGGACACGCTGGCCAACTCGATTGTGAGCGATGTCAATGGCCTGCACGTCAGCACGGGAGGGCGCCCCACCTATGATCTGAACGGTGCCGCCGGCGGCCTTTTCTTCGACTCTGCCGGGACAACGGCGGCAACGATCAGCCTGGACAGCAATGTTCTGGGAGCGCCGGCAAACATCGCCGCCGCACTCAGCAACTTCAGCGGCGACAGCAGCAACGCCCTGGCCATTGCGCAATTGAATTCAAAGGTCAACAACTACTCGTCCAGCTACAAGACCCTGGTTGCTCAAATAGGGCTCGATGTGCAGGCCGCCAAGTCGGTCACCAGCCAGGATGCGGCCTTCATGAAGCAACTGCAGACATTGCGCGACTCAAACTCCGGTGTCTCCCTGGATGAGGAGCTGGCGGCCCTGATCAAGTACCAGCGTTCCTACCAGGCGTCGGCACGGCTGATCACCACCGCCACGGAAATGATGGACACGGTTATTGCCATGATGCGCTAA
- a CDS encoding 3-isopropylmalate dehydratase small subunit yields MKTFGGPVLFLDRSDINTDEIIPAKYLTEITKQDLQPYILEDLKLEGFDPKGEKLKHARVVVSRANFGCGSSREHAPWVFEVNDITCVVAESFARIFRQNMFNCGMAAIELPKADLDQIFSHAADADAAMSIDIAAQTLTVSGGGKQQTFSFELSPFDKALVMAGGWVDYADTKY; encoded by the coding sequence ATGAAAACCTTCGGCGGGCCGGTCCTGTTTCTGGACCGCAGCGATATCAATACCGACGAGATCATTCCGGCCAAATACCTGACCGAGATCACCAAGCAGGATCTGCAGCCGTACATTCTGGAGGACTTGAAACTGGAGGGGTTCGACCCCAAGGGGGAGAAACTGAAGCATGCCCGCGTGGTGGTATCCCGCGCCAATTTCGGCTGCGGCTCCTCCCGCGAGCATGCCCCCTGGGTGTTCGAGGTCAACGACATCACCTGCGTGGTGGCGGAGTCCTTCGCCCGCATCTTCCGCCAGAACATGTTCAACTGCGGCATGGCGGCAATCGAACTGCCCAAGGCCGACCTTGACCAGATCTTCTCCCATGCCGCAGACGCCGATGCCGCCATGAGCATCGACATCGCCGCCCAGACCCTGACCGTCTCGGGAGGAGGCAAACAGCAGACTTTCTCCTTCGAGCTCTCACCCTTCGACAAGGCGCTGGTCATGGCCGGCGGCTGGGTAGACTACGCTGACACCAAGTACTGA
- a CDS encoding 3-isopropylmalate dehydratase large subunit, protein MGKTTAEKIFAAHLVDEPFSGTKVLRLDVVLCHEITTPIAIVDLVERGKDRVFDPSKIKAVIDHVTPAKDSKTATQAKILRDWARRQGIKDFFDVGANGVCHALFPEKGFIRPGNTVIMGDSHTCTHGAFGAFAAGVGTTDLEVGILKGVCAFREPKTIRVNVNGELPKGVYAKDVVLSLIGRIGVNGATDRVLEFRGSTVDAMTMESRMTLCNMAIEAGGTSGICMPDMTTVDYLWPFIQGEFASREAALQEYSRWCSDSDAVYEQTIEINAAELVPVATFGYKPDQVKPVTDFDNARLDQIYLGSCTNGRLEDLRIAAQILKGHTLADNVRGILSPATPKIYRDAMKEGLIDIFLDAGFCVTNSTCGACLGMSNGVLAEGEVCASTTNRNFNGRMGKGGMVHLMSPATAAASAIEGKIADPRNYL, encoded by the coding sequence ATGGGCAAGACCACTGCTGAAAAAATTTTCGCGGCCCATTTGGTGGATGAACCGTTCAGCGGCACCAAGGTGCTGCGGCTGGACGTTGTCCTGTGCCATGAAATCACCACTCCCATCGCCATTGTCGACTTGGTGGAGCGGGGTAAGGACCGCGTATTCGATCCGTCCAAAATCAAGGCGGTTATCGACCATGTGACACCGGCAAAGGATTCGAAAACCGCGACCCAGGCCAAGATTCTGCGCGACTGGGCCCGTCGCCAGGGGATCAAGGATTTCTTCGACGTGGGAGCCAACGGCGTCTGCCATGCCCTCTTTCCCGAAAAAGGCTTTATCCGCCCCGGCAACACCGTGATCATGGGGGACTCGCACACCTGTACCCACGGTGCCTTCGGCGCCTTTGCCGCCGGCGTCGGCACCACCGACCTGGAGGTTGGCATCCTCAAAGGGGTCTGCGCCTTTCGTGAGCCGAAGACCATCCGGGTCAATGTGAACGGTGAGCTGCCGAAGGGGGTCTACGCCAAGGATGTCGTACTGTCCCTGATCGGCCGCATCGGCGTCAACGGCGCCACCGACCGGGTGCTGGAGTTCCGCGGCTCCACCGTGGACGCCATGACCATGGAATCCCGCATGACCCTCTGCAACATGGCTATCGAGGCAGGCGGCACCTCCGGTATCTGCATGCCGGACATGACCACGGTTGACTACCTCTGGCCGTTCATCCAGGGAGAGTTCGCCTCGCGGGAGGCGGCGCTGCAGGAGTACTCCCGCTGGTGCTCTGACAGCGACGCCGTCTACGAGCAGACCATTGAAATCAATGCCGCCGAGCTGGTGCCGGTGGCCACCTTCGGCTACAAGCCCGACCAGGTCAAGCCGGTGACCGATTTCGACAATGCCCGCCTCGATCAGATCTACCTCGGTTCCTGTACCAACGGCCGCTTGGAGGACCTGCGCATTGCCGCCCAGATTCTGAAGGGACACACACTGGCCGACAACGTCCGGGGTATCCTCTCCCCCGCCACGCCGAAAATCTACCGCGATGCCATGAAGGAAGGGCTGATCGATATTTTTCTGGATGCCGGCTTTTGCGTCACCAACTCCACCTGTGGCGCCTGCCTGGGGATGAGCAACGGCGTGCTGGCCGAAGGCGAAGTCTGCGCCTCAACCACCAACCGCAACTTCAACGGCCGGATGGGCAAGGGGGGCATGGTGCACCTGATGTCGCCGGCCACGGCCGCGGCAAGCGCCATCGAGGGCAAGATCGCCGACCCACGCAACTACCTGTAA
- the larB gene encoding nickel pincer cofactor biosynthesis protein LarB translates to MQEKQLVELLEQVRAGRLDVMDGVERLRHLPFEDLGMAKVDHHRQLRQGQPEVIFGQGKTVAQISRIMQAMQGRGSAVLVTRLADEQAEALLREFPAAVHHGAARCLTLEPSLPSRDEGRGTILVISAGTSDIPVAAEAVVTARFLGNRVEELFDVGVAGIHRLLARLELIRSATVLIVVAGMEGALPSVVGGLVDRPVIAVPTSVGYGAAFGGVAALLGMLNSCASGVTVVNIDNGFGAACAAHLINRA, encoded by the coding sequence ATGCAGGAGAAGCAGCTCGTCGAACTGTTGGAGCAGGTACGGGCAGGACGCCTCGATGTCATGGACGGGGTTGAGCGGCTGCGGCACCTCCCCTTTGAAGACCTCGGCATGGCCAAGGTTGACCATCACCGCCAGTTGCGGCAGGGGCAGCCGGAGGTCATCTTCGGGCAGGGAAAAACCGTCGCGCAGATCAGCCGGATCATGCAGGCCATGCAGGGACGGGGGAGCGCCGTTCTGGTCACCAGGCTGGCGGATGAGCAGGCGGAAGCGTTGCTAAGGGAGTTTCCCGCTGCCGTACACCATGGTGCGGCCCGTTGCCTGACCCTTGAACCGTCGCTGCCGTCCCGGGACGAGGGGCGCGGAACGATCCTGGTCATTTCTGCCGGGACCTCCGACATTCCCGTTGCCGCCGAAGCAGTGGTAACGGCCCGCTTTTTAGGGAATCGGGTCGAAGAGCTGTTCGATGTCGGGGTGGCCGGCATCCATCGCCTGCTGGCGAGGCTTGAACTGATCCGTTCCGCCACGGTGCTGATCGTGGTGGCGGGGATGGAGGGGGCGCTGCCGTCGGTGGTGGGGGGGCTGGTGGACCGGCCGGTGATCGCGGTACCAACCTCGGTCGGGTATGGCGCTGCCTTCGGGGGGGTCGCGGCCCTGCTGGGGATGCTCAACTCCTGTGCCAGCGGGGTGACGGTGGTGAACATCGACAATGGATTCGGCGCCGCCTGCGCGGCGCATCTGATCAACCGGGCCTAG
- the flgL gene encoding flagellar hook-associated protein FlgL, whose product MRITPNITINNSLHNIQTSRALLDSIQEKIASGKNYNRISDDPVMARLLVGINDRFGANEQYRSNISKANIWLKMTSTTLDGMAATMKEVKSLIGTIPIDNNDPTTRNNIAYQLTLMREQLADMGNTQLENQYIFSGTDTTTQPYNRAVQDPPVAGDYQGNSAVTKVQIDFNATETMNIPGSDVLGGGTPPPARVDILKELDTLIATLKAGPISASDRTTYANLMEQGAQQIQTAQVTAATRVKRLDLMSKMLDNTKNTLETVFSNVQNADYAKLGVELSQQKAAFEATLSSTAKISQMSLLDYL is encoded by the coding sequence ATGCGTATTACTCCCAACATAACGATCAATAATTCGCTGCATAACATTCAGACCTCCCGTGCCCTGCTGGACAGCATCCAGGAAAAGATCGCCTCGGGGAAAAACTACAACCGCATCAGCGACGATCCGGTCATGGCACGGCTGCTGGTGGGGATCAACGACCGCTTTGGCGCCAACGAGCAGTACCGGAGCAACATCAGCAAGGCGAATATCTGGCTGAAGATGACCTCCACCACCCTGGACGGTATGGCGGCCACCATGAAAGAGGTCAAGTCGCTGATCGGCACCATCCCGATCGACAACAACGACCCGACCACCAGAAATAACATCGCCTATCAGTTGACGCTGATGCGTGAGCAGCTGGCGGATATGGGCAATACGCAACTTGAAAATCAGTATATTTTCTCCGGTACCGACACGACAACCCAGCCCTACAACCGGGCGGTACAGGATCCGCCCGTGGCCGGCGACTATCAGGGAAACAGTGCTGTCACCAAAGTGCAGATCGATTTCAATGCAACTGAAACCATGAATATTCCGGGGAGCGACGTTCTCGGCGGCGGAACGCCCCCGCCGGCCCGGGTTGATATTCTCAAGGAACTGGATACGCTGATCGCGACGTTGAAAGCGGGCCCGATCTCCGCAAGCGATCGGACGACCTACGCCAACCTGATGGAGCAGGGCGCCCAGCAGATTCAGACTGCCCAGGTCACTGCAGCCACCCGGGTCAAGCGCCTGGACCTGATGAGCAAGATGCTGGACAATACCAAAAATACGCTGGAAACGGTGTTCAGCAACGTTCAGAATGCCGATTATGCCAAGCTGGGAGTGGAGCTGAGCCAGCAGAAGGCCGCCTTTGAAGCAACCCTTTCCTCCACCGCGAAGATCAGTCAGATGTCGCTGCTCGACTACCTCTGA
- a CDS encoding aminopeptidase — protein MTKLDTAFSSLFTVNMGYRPGERILVFSDLIRDDEGIAEADRDRRSRLHATARELAAFAATAFGSGEFVDFSATGASGVEPPVVLWRALFGSGLVDRLEAAGLLAPLLAKSIGPDGLAAARELVADASNEVADIVIALSNNSTSHTNFRKLACHAGARFASLPHFDPEMFATSMAVDWHALAERTARLVTAVNRAEWVTVECPNGTAMHICKKGRHAEGDDGLLTVDGAFGNLPAGEAYLAPLEGESHGVMVIEWGPTAKLASPLTLTIAEGRVVRIDGDDPLRQRLEAKFAEHPNCRNLAELGIGTNDKASRPDNVLEAEKILGTIHLALGDNTGFGGTVAAPFHEDYVFYQPTVTLQMADGTEEVILDNGRLQV, from the coding sequence ATGACCAAGCTTGATACGGCGTTCAGTTCTCTGTTTACCGTGAATATGGGGTATCGGCCGGGAGAGCGGATTCTGGTGTTCAGTGATCTGATCCGTGATGATGAGGGCATTGCCGAGGCTGACCGCGATCGACGCAGTCGTTTGCACGCCACGGCGCGGGAGCTGGCCGCCTTTGCCGCCACCGCCTTCGGCAGCGGCGAATTCGTTGATTTTTCGGCCACCGGTGCCTCCGGTGTGGAGCCTCCGGTGGTGCTCTGGCGGGCCCTGTTCGGCAGCGGGCTCGTTGACCGCCTGGAGGCCGCCGGTCTGCTGGCCCCGCTGCTTGCCAAAAGCATCGGTCCGGATGGGCTGGCCGCGGCCCGGGAACTGGTGGCGGACGCCAGCAATGAGGTGGCCGACATTGTCATCGCGCTGTCCAATAACTCCACCAGCCACACCAACTTCCGCAAGCTGGCCTGCCATGCCGGCGCCCGTTTCGCTTCCCTGCCCCACTTCGACCCCGAGATGTTCGCTACCTCCATGGCCGTGGACTGGCATGCCCTGGCCGAGCGTACCGCCCGGCTGGTGACCGCCGTGAACCGTGCCGAGTGGGTGACGGTTGAGTGCCCCAACGGCACGGCCATGCATATCTGCAAAAAGGGCCGCCACGCCGAGGGGGACGACGGCCTGCTCACGGTTGACGGCGCCTTCGGCAACCTGCCGGCCGGCGAGGCGTACCTGGCACCGCTGGAAGGGGAAAGCCACGGTGTCATGGTGATCGAGTGGGGCCCTACCGCCAAGCTGGCCAGCCCGCTTACCCTCACCATCGCCGAGGGAAGGGTGGTGCGGATCGACGGTGACGATCCGCTCCGGCAGCGTCTGGAGGCAAAGTTTGCCGAGCATCCCAACTGCCGCAACCTGGCCGAGCTGGGGATCGGCACCAACGACAAGGCCAGCCGTCCCGACAACGTGCTGGAGGCGGAAAAGATCCTGGGCACCATCCACCTGGCCCTGGGGGACAACACCGGCTTCGGCGGGACGGTGGCGGCGCCGTTTCACGAGGATTACGTGTTCTATCAGCCCACCGTGACCCTGCAGATGGCGGACGGCACGGAGGAAGTGATTCTCGATAACGGCCGACTGCAGGTGTAA
- a CDS encoding FAD-dependent oxidoreductase, producing the protein MAQVVFSTWGRKVVDNRNPSGETTDVAFRLPVAFDGQQPLRAFMGWDGLIVFDKDVDIPAMTAEYMQRVQTLYCCGKCTPGKKGTKVLADLLQKVVAGSAREADLDQVADLHALLQNCKCTLCPSATQPVLDAVQHYKDDFLACLSGSRPAKPGRYLHKLTAPCMDRCPSHIDIPKYVEEIKNYQFSEALATIRESMPMPAVCGRVCPHPCEFACRRKNVDDAINIMVLKRSASDYEWMHKLTPPMQPKPKKNKTVGIVGAGPAGLAAAYYLALEGYPCTIYEALPEGFGGGMVAVGIPAYRMPRHLLQRDIDIIQSMGVDIVYNCRVGKDISLPELKAKHDAVFLAPGAHRSKPMGVEGEDKGYKGFLSGGIDFLREAYMGRPTGMGKKVCVVGGGNTAIDCVRVALREGAEESILLYRRSRKEMPADVWEVDGADEEGVKFEFQVLPTRIIVDDNQQVTGVECVRMALGEPDASGRRRPEPVPGSEFVVECDTVIPAIGQDPDLGFIPPDMGIDITKWNTVVTKYLPLKDAAGKSLNDSMGNPLSRTLITDCDGVFAGGDAEIGPLTVVACIGNAHRAANVIQRYLEEGKVYLTEQEVFEDLLTYLGVYDKNEQVPWLDSAARANQKEIHGRERASQGNYNEVELGFADSIAQAEADRCLRCYRMAMVAL; encoded by the coding sequence GTGGCACAGGTCGTTTTTTCCACGTGGGGTAGAAAGGTTGTCGATAACAGGAATCCGTCCGGAGAGACGACAGACGTTGCCTTCCGCCTGCCGGTGGCCTTTGACGGCCAGCAGCCGCTGCGTGCCTTCATGGGCTGGGACGGCCTGATCGTCTTTGACAAGGATGTCGATATCCCGGCCATGACCGCCGAGTACATGCAGCGGGTACAGACCCTCTACTGTTGCGGCAAGTGCACCCCGGGCAAGAAAGGGACCAAGGTGCTGGCCGACCTGCTGCAGAAGGTGGTGGCCGGCTCCGCCCGTGAGGCCGACCTGGACCAGGTGGCCGATCTGCACGCCCTGCTGCAGAACTGCAAATGCACCCTCTGTCCCAGCGCCACCCAGCCGGTGCTGGATGCGGTGCAGCACTACAAGGACGACTTCCTCGCCTGCCTGAGCGGCAGCCGCCCAGCCAAACCGGGCAGGTACCTGCACAAGCTGACCGCCCCCTGTATGGACCGCTGCCCCTCCCATATCGACATCCCCAAATACGTGGAGGAGATCAAGAACTACCAGTTCTCCGAGGCCCTGGCCACCATCCGCGAGAGCATGCCGATGCCGGCGGTCTGCGGCCGGGTCTGTCCCCATCCCTGTGAATTCGCCTGCCGCCGCAAGAACGTGGACGACGCCATCAATATCATGGTGTTGAAGCGCTCCGCCTCCGACTACGAATGGATGCACAAGCTGACCCCGCCGATGCAGCCCAAGCCGAAGAAGAACAAGACCGTCGGCATCGTCGGCGCCGGCCCCGCCGGTCTGGCGGCCGCCTACTATCTGGCCCTGGAAGGGTATCCCTGCACCATCTACGAAGCACTGCCGGAGGGGTTCGGTGGCGGCATGGTGGCGGTGGGCATCCCGGCCTACCGGATGCCGCGGCACCTGTTGCAGCGGGATATCGACATCATCCAGTCCATGGGTGTGGACATCGTTTATAACTGCCGCGTCGGCAAGGACATCTCCCTGCCGGAACTGAAGGCAAAGCACGACGCCGTCTTCCTGGCCCCCGGCGCCCACCGTTCCAAGCCGATGGGGGTTGAAGGAGAGGACAAGGGCTACAAGGGGTTCCTCTCCGGCGGCATCGACTTCCTGCGGGAGGCCTACATGGGCCGCCCCACCGGCATGGGCAAGAAGGTCTGCGTGGTGGGGGGCGGCAACACCGCCATCGACTGTGTCCGGGTGGCCCTGCGGGAAGGAGCCGAGGAATCGATCCTGCTGTATCGTCGCTCCCGCAAGGAAATGCCGGCCGATGTCTGGGAAGTGGACGGCGCCGACGAGGAAGGGGTCAAGTTCGAGTTCCAGGTGCTGCCCACCAGGATCATTGTTGACGACAACCAGCAGGTGACCGGCGTGGAATGCGTACGCATGGCCCTGGGTGAGCCGGACGCCTCCGGGCGCCGCCGTCCCGAACCGGTGCCGGGCAGCGAGTTCGTGGTGGAGTGCGACACCGTCATCCCGGCCATCGGCCAGGACCCGGACCTGGGCTTCATCCCGCCGGATATGGGGATCGACATCACCAAATGGAATACCGTGGTGACCAAGTACCTGCCGCTGAAGGATGCTGCCGGCAAGTCTTTGAACGACAGCATGGGCAACCCCCTCTCCCGCACCCTGATCACCGACTGCGACGGCGTCTTTGCCGGCGGCGACGCCGAAATCGGCCCCTTAACCGTGGTGGCCTGCATCGGCAACGCCCACCGTGCCGCCAACGTCATCCAGCGCTACCTGGAGGAAGGGAAGGTCTACCTGACCGAACAGGAGGTTTTTGAAGACCTGCTGACCTATCTGGGAGTCTACGACAAGAACGAACAGGTCCCCTGGCTGGACTCGGCGGCCCGCGCCAACCAGAAAGAGATCCACGGCAGGGAGCGGGCGTCCCAAGGGAACTACAACGAGGTCGAACTGGGCTTTGCCGACTCCATCGCCCAGGCCGAGGCCGATCGTTGTCTGCGCTGCTACCGCATGGCGATGGTTGCCCTCTAA
- a CDS encoding molybdopterin-dependent oxidoreductase, giving the protein MAHTECCDTNTTITLTIDGSEVQVPAGTTILDAARKLGISIPTLCWLEKISTTGACRVCAVEVEGVARPMTACNTPVKEGIKVTTQSPELEKIRRKTMELMLVNHPLDCPICDAGGECDLQDACYALGASRQEYAADLERLPIRYDWRLLESDPNRCILCEKCVKVCREITGVAAIETQSRGDRAVVETVSGKPLDCDFCGNCIAACPTGTLISKPFKFMGRPWAFEVKESICAFCSTGCQIEYHVKDGTVARVTSRDSGYNSGNLCINGRFGYGAFNAPQRLTAPTLLDADGARKPATWDVALATAVSAIKQVITTHGAAAVAGIASPRATNEENYLFAKLIREAVGSPNLDSEARLGYAPAQAIQERMLGVSGATATMDTLEQAGCIIVLGSDLKAESAGFGYRAIKAATKHDAKLVIASARPTSLDGFANSTLRYKAGSEGFVALGLAKALLAAGRQVQATGLDSFCQSVAAVTSDQITMATGLTEADFNDAVSFVKGPVAVIYGHEFMRSTDATAAVTGAVNLAILTGASLFPIDEKNNTQGLLDAGVAPAAGGRDLPGIIDAIEKGDLRALLVMGSDLLHILPNRARVEAALKKLECLVVLDLFPTATARYAHVLLPAATAAEKSGTFTTVDRRVQAFTAAASPAGESRPDLVILGDLYARLTGGAAPSLAALRQEMNQLAARPAPVATPALVPVTPVASSTASTTLLLAPVIRHNGSYSSWSANNRLVAGEAVALLSAADAGRIGVVDGNVVTISANGGSVTLPVQVLPAMPAGLIVAPSHFPEAELNRLFITPAATLAVTVAKS; this is encoded by the coding sequence ATGGCACACACTGAATGCTGCGATACCAATACAACCATCACCCTGACCATTGACGGCAGCGAGGTGCAGGTCCCTGCGGGAACCACCATTCTGGATGCGGCCCGCAAACTGGGAATTAGCATTCCCACCCTCTGCTGGCTGGAGAAGATTTCCACCACCGGCGCCTGCCGGGTCTGCGCCGTGGAAGTGGAAGGGGTGGCCCGTCCCATGACCGCCTGCAACACCCCGGTCAAGGAAGGGATCAAGGTCACCACCCAGTCCCCGGAGTTGGAGAAGATCCGCCGCAAGACCATGGAACTGATGCTGGTCAACCACCCGCTGGACTGTCCGATCTGCGACGCCGGCGGCGAGTGCGACCTGCAGGACGCCTGCTATGCGCTGGGGGCTTCCCGCCAGGAATACGCCGCCGACCTGGAGCGGCTGCCGATCCGCTACGACTGGCGCCTGCTGGAGAGCGACCCCAACCGCTGCATCCTCTGCGAGAAATGCGTCAAGGTCTGCCGTGAAATCACCGGCGTTGCCGCCATCGAAACCCAGTCCCGGGGCGACCGGGCCGTGGTGGAAACGGTTTCCGGCAAGCCGCTGGACTGCGACTTCTGCGGGAACTGTATCGCCGCCTGTCCCACCGGCACCCTGATCAGTAAGCCGTTCAAGTTCATGGGGCGTCCCTGGGCTTTCGAGGTGAAGGAAAGCATCTGTGCCTTCTGCTCCACCGGCTGCCAGATCGAATACCATGTCAAGGACGGCACGGTGGCCCGGGTCACCAGCCGGGACAGCGGCTACAACAGTGGCAACCTCTGCATCAACGGCCGCTTCGGCTACGGCGCCTTCAACGCACCGCAACGTCTCACCGCGCCGACGCTCCTCGATGCCGACGGGGCACGCAAGCCGGCAACCTGGGATGTCGCTCTGGCCACGGCGGTTTCCGCCATCAAGCAGGTCATCACGACGCACGGTGCTGCAGCGGTGGCCGGTATCGCCTCCCCCCGCGCCACCAACGAAGAGAACTACCTGTTCGCCAAGCTGATCCGGGAAGCCGTCGGCAGCCCGAACCTGGATTCCGAGGCCCGGCTGGGTTACGCTCCGGCCCAGGCCATTCAGGAACGGATGCTCGGCGTCAGCGGTGCCACCGCCACCATGGATACCCTGGAGCAGGCCGGCTGCATCATTGTTCTGGGGAGCGACCTGAAGGCCGAGTCGGCCGGTTTCGGCTACCGGGCCATCAAGGCCGCCACCAAGCATGACGCCAAGCTGGTCATCGCCAGCGCCCGTCCCACCTCCCTGGACGGTTTCGCCAACAGCACCCTGCGCTACAAGGCCGGTTCCGAAGGGTTTGTCGCGCTGGGGCTGGCCAAGGCATTGCTGGCTGCGGGACGCCAAGTGCAGGCAACGGGCCTCGATTCGTTCTGCCAGTCCGTAGCTGCCGTCACCTCTGATCAGATCACCATGGCCACCGGCCTGACCGAAGCAGACTTCAATGACGCCGTCTCCTTTGTCAAGGGGCCGGTTGCCGTCATCTACGGCCATGAGTTCATGCGCAGCACCGATGCCACCGCCGCAGTGACCGGCGCCGTCAACCTGGCGATCCTCACCGGTGCATCGCTCTTCCCGATCGACGAGAAAAACAATACCCAGGGACTGCTGGACGCCGGTGTGGCACCTGCTGCCGGCGGCCGGGACCTGCCCGGCATCATCGATGCCATCGAAAAGGGTGACCTCCGCGCCCTCCTCGTCATGGGGAGCGACTTGCTCCATATCCTGCCGAACCGGGCTCGGGTGGAAGCCGCCCTGAAGAAGCTGGAATGTCTGGTGGTGCTCGATCTGTTCCCCACGGCCACGGCCCGGTACGCCCATGTACTGTTGCCTGCCGCCACGGCGGCAGAAAAAAGCGGCACCTTCACCACCGTGGACCGGCGGGTGCAGGCCTTCACCGCAGCGGCCTCACCGGCCGGCGAATCCCGTCCGGACCTTGTCATTCTGGGCGACCTGTACGCCCGCCTGACCGGCGGTGCCGCCCCCAGCCTTGCCGCTCTGCGCCAGGAAATGAATCAACTCGCGGCCAGACCGGCACCGGTGGCAACGCCGGCACTGGTACCGGTGACGCCGGTTGCCTCCTCGACGGCCTCCACGACCTTGCTGCTGGCACCGGTCATCCGTCACAACGGCAGCTACTCCAGTTGGTCGGCCAACAACCGGCTGGTGGCGGGTGAGGCGGTTGCACTGCTTTCCGCCGCTGATGCCGGCAGAATCGGCGTTGTCGACGGCAACGTCGTCACCATCTCTGCCAACGGCGGCTCCGTGACCCTGCCGGTGCAGGTGCTGCCTGCCATGCCGGCCGGCCTGATCGTGGCACCCTCCCACTTCCCCGAGGCCGAGCTGAACCGTCTGTTCATCACACCGGCCGCCACCCTGGCGGTCACCGTGGCAAAAAGCTGA